In Argiope bruennichi chromosome X1, qqArgBrue1.1, whole genome shotgun sequence, the genomic stretch AGCGGTAAAATTACTTTCATTCCGATGACGGAATGATGTGGATTAGACCGAGAAAGGCAGCGGTATTTCTTTAGTAGCTGTTAGGTCTTTTATCAATTTCTGCTTATGCTTATGAGGCGACGGTTATTCAGATCACCCCAATGCCTAGACGGGGTGAGGGTAACTCATTTTGGTTACTCTGTATATGAAATACAGAAACTGGGATGCAAAAATTGCGTCCCGGGAGatacagatataaagaaaaataaaggtaTTGTATTATAGGTgaataattaacttaataatttaaaatatgcaaaatatatgaGATATAACTTTGCCGTAAAACCTTGCACTATGCTTAATCTTtgataataaagcaaaatatattttatatataagagtaaaatgaaaagaaaaattacattgaattttattgtgATAATCACTTTAGATCACCTGACTTTAGAATGGCCAAAAACACGAATTATCTATAGATAAAACATGGACGTTTTTAAGAAGTATGTCAAAAAACATATTCTTAATATCACCATCAGTTTTCCTTTCCTTAATAAAGTTTTTCAGATTGCCATTACTTCGTAAGTAATAATAATACTCTTGATAAAAGTAACcatgtaaaaaatatgattttagttGATTGAAGTTGttcttaaatactttattatatattttttattatactatttatattcatttgctttagatttctattttacatttcgGTTGTCTATTTTCagtttacttcaaaatttataataaaattttatttatgaaaaagtttgTTATCAAATACTGAAATTAACACGCACTTTTTGTTCACATATTCTCTGAAACGTGCGATTTTTATCATTAGTTTTGATAAATGAATGGCATTACttggaatttcttttcaataataatgacTATGAATTTCAGTCCAATTCTATTTACATTTGGCATATAATTAATCATcgtttttatttgtaagaaacaTACATTACTTAGAATTTCTTTTCGTTTGTAACGACAATGACTTTTTGCCCAATTCAGtttacattctttatttatttaaaagtgatattgCAAACATCATTAGAGGTAGGAAATAAATGTAAGAAGAATAGCTTCATGATAGCTGTAATCAACCAAAATTGTAAGCGCACTTATGTCTATCATGATTGAAATCGGTCATATTCGACAGATCATGgtaagtttaatattaattacatattttgcaACGGTCACGTACATCACGAATTTCAGTTTTGAGTttataaagaataacaaaatcCTCTTTGAATCTGATGGTTTTTCCCTTCTAAATAACTTAATTACCAATAAATAAATCTTGACATTTCTGGAACGCTACCTCGAATAAACTTGTTGCTGCGATTTAACttaacgatgtttttttttttttttttccagcgaaatatgctgaaatatttttatgatgtatcTCACTCCTTTTCATATTAGAATTTGGTGGAAAATACCAGAAGTTAATgaattcaacataaaaatatgaaatatcagaCAAGAAAATCTATATGATTTGGAGGATTTGTTTTCGAtacgataaatgaaaaatattagctCCCCTTTTGATGATGATGTAATTGGTTACTGATGGAgtatttgattatttgattaaatcaccaaaacattgaaatttattacGGTGTGCTCTGCCTGAACAATATGgcgaattttacattaaatttcataacgtaatgaaaaaaattgcatttgaattttttacctCTTTTTTTTGGTCGCTTTGCGTTCATGGAGATCTACCGTTTTGGTGTTATTACCTTATACCTCATTTCATGAATGTAACTTACAATAGTTTTTAAAGTTATCGCTTTTAtacgttaatatttttaaacccaGAAATAGTCAACCATCTGGCAGATTTGGTGCAAAATTATATACAGATctgcaattttgatttaaaaaaatcatatgataaattttatccgtctagctctttgcgtttttcaTTTATCATGCTTACATACACGCAGAtggacagatagacagacttacCGTCAAAgagtttcgttcaaaattaagGGCAAAAGTTAagctcaaaataaatatataaacgaGGACAATTTAAAGCGATTTCTTCACAGTCAGATATCTGTAAAAATAACGATTATAAAATGAAgatcttttctattttaaatgttattctaGTTCATTAGttattgtttacaaaaatagaaattttcacaCGAATTACACAAAATCATGAGGCTATAGGTGTATTAATAACATATtggataatatgaaaattatccaATCAGTTATACCAAAcatgcttatttattaaattatgattactATCAACAATCATAAAAAGTTAATCTCAAAGGCTTATAAAAAGTTTGGATCTtgtgaaatttcttataaaattttacatcatagatttgaaaataattttttttaaatgttgaaaattcaatttgtaaaaactattcattaaaaaaatctagctATCTTATATGATTGCTTTTTCCtgtcttattttcatttatttatttgcacgaaaaaaataatatgcttacattatataagaaaattataaaagaatctccatatatagtttttatattccttttcaaCTGACTTTATGTTTTgcataaatgatgaaaataagcaaattatttcattattcagttgttatatttcaaatttcattgactTTTAGAACTTTTCCTATACAATTTAACGACAGTTTCCTGAATTTTCACCACTCTGACtgcttctttttttctgaaaagtgaCTGTagctttcagattaattctgaaaacaatatcaaaaacaTAATTGTCTCTGagatattcaaacatttttttactgaataactCTTGGAAGCATTCTGATTCTGATCTACAAAAATGATAAAACCGCAAATCAGAagtgttgaaaaatgaaattttttattggctTGTTCTTCAAAAAACATGTTATAAAGcagtttaaaatagataaatcttgaaatattatcaaaacatatttgtgcaaaatattataactaaaacACCTTAGTACTTAATAAAATGCTTAAGTATATTAAACTCAAAATGCTAAAAAGGctctcaaaatttatataaatgcaatttatcttgagtaaagaaaaataagacaattctttttcttatacgaactgaaatttgtaaatatataagtactgaattttgatttatcttagttattaaagcattttaaagtaGTCtcgaatgtttttaataattcctttaacTACAGAGATTTATATCATTGGCATAAACGTTACACATGCATCGTTCCAAAGCacgaaattatttcacttatataaaactgaaagatggttttcaaaatatttaactctttaaatagtatataaaagagAATTTGCCTTCATCGCGGAATATTTTCCAATCtcgtttatatatttaaaaaaaatagaatgcataGGTCTATTTAACGATGATATCAACCTGTTTTATTTTGCACTAAACGACAAGCATCAtcatgaaatgcaaaataatgttaaaaacttCTGAATATGTGTCTAATCATGATTTTGGTCTTTTTTTCCTCCAGGTAGCCGGGAGAAGGCCTACGTATATGCCATTTCAGCAGCAGGTGTGGCCTACAGTGTGACTCGTGCTTGCAGCAAAGGTGAACTGGGCGAATGTCGCTGCGACGAGTTAGTGAGAAAACGTGACAACGGAGGCCGATGGAAATGGGGCGGTTGTTCCGACGACATCAAATTTGGCGCCCGCTTCAGCAAGGATTTCGTGGATTCTGGCGAAGATCTACACACCCCGGAAGGCCTCATGAATGTACACAACAACGAAGCCGGACGCCGGGTAAGGACACGTCATCCAGTCATTAAAAAACGAGGGTCCGTTTGAATGGTCGCGACGCAGGTGGGTTTTTTTTTACGAGCTGTGATTCAGTTTTCCGATTGATTTCCAGGGGCTCAGGTCCAAAATGGAATTGGTGTGCAAATGCCACGGAGTGTCTGGATCGTGTTCAATGCGTGTTTGTTGGAGGAGATTGAAGCCCTTCCGCGAGATTGGAGATCTGCTGACGTCGAAGTTTGATGGGGCAACTCTTGTGAAGGCAGTGGAAAGGCGGAACAAGGTCAAGCTTCGGCCCGTCCGAAAGAACGTGAAAAGGCCCAGTAAAAAAGATCTTGTATTCCTTGACGAGTCACCAGACTACTGCGTCCGCAATGAAACGTAAACATTACCTTTtggatacaattttttaaatcatgatctTATTATAATGTTAACAGTATTATGGTTCATTTTCCATGGCCAGATTATCAAATGGGAAAATAGGCAACTTCCTAGGGGACACAACTTTGGAGGTCCTCCAAATTTTTCTgacaatattttcatgtttatccAACTTTTTGCTATCATTTGATTTACTAGAACATTTTACGGGCTACTTacttgaacattttaaaattaaaagcaagaaccatttgaatttcagaaaataaaatctttttttttttctttccatcttTTCAAATTCACTTACAAATcagttgtgcattttttttttttcatttgcagttGGTTAACTGACTCATAAGTCAACAAACACCCTAGTAAATTTTGGATGTCAATATTTATAATGCGTtagaaagttttagaattttttcttactattttttatataaaattatttctaattttttttgttcgcaGGACACTGAAACTATCTCTTTTCAAGAAGATCCGAAGAAAAGTTTTGATTGATTTGTCGTAATACTTGTTActtaaaaactgcttatatacaaattaaaatcattaaaaatatctagtTTTAGAAGGAGAAAGAAGATGAGTTCGGAACTAGCATTCCCGAAGGAATCTATATAGCTTAATTCAGACCGGTTCATTTCATATTCTGATATATTCACGATTCATCAAAATACTTTTCTGTTTCAGAAAcatttgaacaatatatttcttttagttttaatttattttcgaatacgATAGAAAcctaatttttacataaaaaagctGAATCAGATATATCTTGTAAGATGTCAGAAAAACACGTAATTTAATTTTCctacatttttattcttactcATCAATTCATGTCTTCATTCACTACATTCGTCAACTGATACATTACAATAAaaacagaattgaaattttttgtccTTGCAGAAAAACTACAGCATAGATTAGTGCAAATATTAGTTTTTCAGTCAGTGAGTCAGTCCTTTCTGAATATGAATCTATGGTATTGAAGTTTTTCTTACAAACTTGCCTATCCAAGTGaaattaatttactatatttCGATTTATGAATTATCTACTAAATACTAGTATTAAAGTGCCTTTTCTTCCGATGTTAAAAACAACTAAATGTCCATATGTTTAAACAGCGAATATAAATCTAAAAGAtctttaaattgttgaaaaatatgtaatattaaaactTACTTGCTTTGAATCGTTTAACCCATTTGGATATTACTAAAGCTCTTCGTTCATTAGAGACAATTTCTGTCCTCCAAAGactaggaaattaaaaatatgacttatAAGCTGGttcatcaaaaatatctttaagtaaCAATCGGGTATataaatgatttgagaaattttcatataatccttaaatgttttttatttaatgaataaggAAGCTGAAAAATAAGACCTACTGGTTTCAGTGAAGAGTATTATATTCCtctaatgaaattcttaaatattcctCTAATGAAgaacataaaagtattttaataaataaaattcaagcattagaggaattcattaaaatttcacaaaagttaactttaaaatttaagaaactagTATTATATCGTTGAGATAGAGCTTTAAGAGCTACTATTATATCGTTTTATCAATATATGGAAACTTTTTCCAGACCATTGTTTCTagctgaatttaaagaaaaaactaagaagaaacaaattatataagAGTGATAACAGGCTAATTCAAATACTAGAGATTCACATATGTAATtctgaatagatattttttcactCATCGTCTTGGGGaaaataaaagtagatttttgaagaatgaatttACTTATAGGAATTATctttacagttttaaattaaacatttcggatgaataaaaacatttttatgtagaATTAGAGGATATATTGAATTATATGTAATATGAGAATTATATGGAATTAGAGATCATATTACTTAGCCAAAAGTTGATGTCTGTATGAAAAAAGACAAAATCATCCGAATCTTTGCCGGAGACAATCATTTTTCGaactatgttaaaaatatattttagaaatggaaaaaaaaattaaatagtactAGAATTAATAATTCAAGTACTAGAATAAGTATTGAACTAATTATTCTagtacttgaaataaaattataaatgaaaaaaaaaatggaatttcaagAAGTTGAGTCAATTATTTTAACCTCATAATGGCTTGACAAATGTAATTGCTGAAGTCATTTAACTTCAAATGCGCATTATATTACACTGGGCTATAACATCACATCATTTCTCTCTCTCTAGGTTGCTCGAGAGATTTCATAAAATTGGAGTAGCGCATTTGACTTGAGTCATGTGTGCATAAATTGAAAGCATTTCAAAGAGAAACTATCGACTTGCATGTGATTTATTGTACTTGGCTGTGTGGTTTCCTGTATATGGAAGTCTCAAAATTCCGCTCATTTTTTCTCAGTTCATAATTGATTTATTGTGTTCCCccgaaaataagttaaataaaatgcagCAAGGTTTATTTTCAGCTGAAGTCTCATTTTTTCAGGCACAATAATCTATGTTTACTTAGGTataaaattcagcatttatttaaaaaataaatacctaataattaatcaattattctaAATCTTAAGGCCAATATTATTTTTgtctgcatttaattatatatgacaGTTGTTTTTTAACCCAACATTGTTATCACACATGGCAGTAAGGATACTAATTGtcccatttatttaattatattaactggAGATAATCTTCGTATTCTAGCATTTCAAAAAGTATGTACATTTGGATTTAACGATGTgacttgaaatataataattttgcaatccGGCCAAATCTCATTTTCattgaatagtttattttaaaatatatagatcggtaatttctctgaaaattatttctatagttttttttttttaccgctaTCTCTTATTTTCCCTTGGAAAaccagttttaatatttatgagtCATTgacgtctcttttttttttatcacactaATTTCTCTTATACTGCTTACACTAATCTCTcttatttatctcttttatttacattttaaccgCTTCTATCTGTTTGATGATTTTAACTGGAATTGATTTTCGCAAAAGAACTTCAAAACCTGAAAACTAAAAGTGTACATCTGCATAAAATGATGTAacctataaataataattttaatttcccattaaatcctattttaattgaatatggaatttatatatgtacaaatCGTCGATATCTTCAGAAAATTctcctataatttatttttctctagattttcttttcattaaatactaTACGTTAAAACTTTGAATCATTGGCGTCTAGATTTTTTTTGACGAAGCactcatttctttataaatgtcAACTATTCTTACTATTTTTCTACCATTTTAACCTCGAGAAACTAATACCTTTCTTTTGTCCTAGTAGGATTGGTGTCCTAGGCACACGAGGACGTCTGTGCAATAGCACGAGCTATGGAATGGACGGTTGTCGACTTCTTTGTTGCGGCCGTGGTTATCAGACTGTGATTCGTGAAGTCGAAGAAAAGTGCCAGTGCAAATTTGTCTGGTGCTGTAGAGTTCATTGCGAGATGTGCAGCTTCAAAAAAGAAGAACATTACTGCAATTGAAAAGATCTCTTCGTCCACATCGTGACACATATACCTTTGCGACAGGCATCTGGACAGTGATGCAACAACCTCAGCGGTTTCACATAATTCGAAGGACCCTCCGTAATAAAGCGAAGTACTTGAGTGACAAGATGTGTGTAAATTCTTCTGTGTTTCGACATAAGTTCTTCGACAATCGTACGGATGTTTCTCTCCAAATTCGAAGCACGCACATGGACACGAGAACTACTTGAACAGGAATGGAGACATAAGAGTTTTAGCATCTTTTTATCAAACATTGCATTGGTGTCGAATATTAAAGAAATGGTACGTTGATATCCGAATACTTCGAATCTTAAAATCAGATTTCCAGAATGAGAATTCAATCTCCAAACAAAATCTCTCAGAAATAAATGCTTGCATACAACAGAGGTTAGAATCGctgattattaaatgaaataaaagggaaattaaaaaGAGGCTTTCCATAAAACTATTAATGTGGATTTCGtataatttttcctcttgaaaatttgcattattaatctttaaatgcattgtaacaaaaataatctttccaGGCAATTCTGAAAGCTTTTATGATACAAAggaacatacacacacacacaaaaaaaaaaaaaaaatcaaaatttgactctATATTACGTA encodes the following:
- the LOC129959084 gene encoding protein Wnt-1-like isoform X1; translated protein: MSRLRNWKDKGYDFTEEPMCKPVWCTSNLGGENALQSGYQHRLLGMPAAYQTSLELKPTTYQTYCRKLNYLVERQRELCGMNPNILQTVGRGAKMGIDECQHQFRMSRWNCTTFSNSSTVFGGVMDVRSREKAYVYAISAAGVAYSVTRACSKGELGECRCDELVRKRDNGGRWKWGGCSDDIKFGARFSKDFVDSGEDLHTPEGLMNVHNNEAGRRGLRSKMELVCKCHGVSGSCSMRVCWRRLKPFREIGDLLTSKFDGATLVKAVERRNKVKLRPVRKNVKRPSKKDLVFLDESPDYCVRNETIGVLGTRGRLCNSTSYGMDGCRLLCCGRGYQTVIREVEEKCQCKFVWCCRVHCEMCSFKKEEHYCN
- the LOC129959084 gene encoding protein Wnt-2b-A-like isoform X3, whose amino-acid sequence is MPAAYQTSLELKPTTYQTYCRKLNYLVERQRELCGMNPNILQTVGRGAKMGIDECQHQFRMSRWNCTTFSNSSTVFGGVMDVRSREKAYVYAISAAGVAYSVTRACSKGELGECRCDELVRKRDNGGRWKWGGCSDDIKFGARFSKDFVDSGEDLHTPEGLMNVHNNEAGRRGLRSKMELVCKCHGVSGSCSMRVCWRRLKPFREIGDLLTSKFDGATLVKAVERRNKVKLRPVRKNVKRPSKKDLVFLDESPDYCVRNETIGVLGTRGRLCNSTSYGMDGCRLLCCGRGYQTVIREVEEKCQCKFVWCCRVHCEMCSFKKEEHYCN
- the LOC129959084 gene encoding protein Wnt-1-like isoform X2, with amino-acid sequence MTTAHAARGGCFLLLLPLVRATWWLLGMPAAYQTSLELKPTTYQTYCRKLNYLVERQRELCGMNPNILQTVGRGAKMGIDECQHQFRMSRWNCTTFSNSSTVFGGVMDVRSREKAYVYAISAAGVAYSVTRACSKGELGECRCDELVRKRDNGGRWKWGGCSDDIKFGARFSKDFVDSGEDLHTPEGLMNVHNNEAGRRGLRSKMELVCKCHGVSGSCSMRVCWRRLKPFREIGDLLTSKFDGATLVKAVERRNKVKLRPVRKNVKRPSKKDLVFLDESPDYCVRNETRIGVLGTRGRLCNSTSYGMDGCRLLCCGRGYQTVIREVEEKCQCKFVWCCRVHCEMCSFKKEEHYCN